One Salvia splendens isolate huo1 chromosome 12, SspV2, whole genome shotgun sequence genomic window carries:
- the LOC121757442 gene encoding uncharacterized protein LOC121757442, with amino-acid sequence MGISRDSMHKRRATGGKKKAWRKKRKYELGRQPANTKLSSNKTVRRVRVRGGNVKWRALRLDTGNYSWGSEAVTRKTRILDVVYNASNNELVRTQTLVKGAIVQVDAAPFKQWYLQHYGVEIGRKKKTASKKEGEETTEAVATEEVKKSNHVQRKLEKRQQDRKIDVHIEEQFGGGRLLAAIASRPGQCGRCDGYILEGKELEFYMKKLQKKKGKGVRRRRRRLLLCILLHVGTLIRPSCQSIMGISRDSMHKRRATGGKKKAWRKKRKYELGRQPANTKLSSNKTVRRVRVRGGNVKWRALRLDTGNYSWGSEAVTRKTRILDVVYNASNNELVRTQTLVKGAIVQVDAAPFKQWYLQHYGVEIGRKKKAAAKKEGEEITEAAATEEVKKSNHVQRKLEKRQQDRKIDAHIEEQFGGGRLLAAIASRPGQCGRCDGYILEGKELEFYMKKLQKKKGKGASS; translated from the exons ATGG GTATCTCACGGGATTCCATGCACAAGAGGCGTGCAACTGGAGGGAAGAAGAAGGCGTGGAGGAAGAAGCGAAA GTATGAGCTCGGAAGGCAACCGGCCAACACAAAGTTGTCGAGCAACAAGACTGTGCGAAGAGTGAGAGTTCGAGGAGGCAATGTGAAGTGGCGTGCCTTGAGGTTGGATACAGGAAACTATTCTTGGGGTAGTGAAGCTGTAACCAGAAAGACCCGTATTCTGGATGTCGTTTACAATGCATCAAACAATGAACTGGTCAGAACACAGACTTTGGTCAAGGGAGCCATTGTTCAAGTTGATGCTGCACCATTCAAGCAGTGGTATCTACAGCACTACGGAGTTGAAATCGGCCGCAAGAAGAAGACTGCTTCCAAGAAGGAAGGAGAG GAAACCACTGAGGCTGTTGCTACTGAAGAGGTAAAGAAGAGCAACCATGTTCAGAGAAAACTAGAGAAACGTCAGCAGGACCGAAAGATTGACGTGCATATTGAAGAACAATTTGGTGGTGGTCGTCTGTTGGCAGCAATTGCCTCTCGCCCTGGCCAGTGTGGCCGATGCGATGG GTATATTTTGGAGGGCAAAGAATTGGAGTTCTACATGAAGAAACTTcagaagaagaaaggaaagggT GTTAGACGAAGAAGAAGACGGTTGCTGCTCTGCATATTACTCCACGTCGGAACCCTAATCCGGCCGAGCTGTCAGTCAATCATGG GTATCTCACGGGATTCGATGCACAAGAGGCGTGCAACTGGAGGAAAGAAGAAGGCGTGGAGGAAGAAGCGAAA GTATGAGCTTGGAAGGCAACCGGCTAACACAAAGTTGTCGAGCAACAAGACTGTGAGAAGGGTGAGAGTTCGGGGAGGCAATGTGAAGTGGCGTGCCTTGAGGTTGGATACAGGAAACTATTCTTGGGGTAGTGAAGCCGTAACCCGAAAGACCCGTATTCTGGATGTGGTTTACAATGCATCAAACAATGAGCTGGTCAGAACACAAACTCTGGTCAAGGGTGCTATTGTTCAAGTTGATGCTGCACCATTCAAGCAGTGGTACCTACAGCACTATGGAGTTGAAATCGGTCGCAAGAAGAAGGCTGCTGCCAAGAAGGAAGGGGAG GAAATCACTGAGGCTGCTGCTACTGAGGAGGTAAAGAAAAGCAACCATGTTCAGAGAAAACTAGAGAAACGTCAACAGGACCGAAAGATCGACGCACATATTGAAGAACAATTTGGTGGTGGTCGTCTATTGGCAGCAATTGCCTCTCGTCCTGGCCAGTGCGGCCGATGTGACGG GTATATTTTGGAGGGCAAAGAATTGGAATTTTACATGAAGAAACTTcagaagaagaaaggaaagggTGCAAGTAGTTAA